The segment gggtaataataatatggatattatattgtttcgaAAAAACAATCTCGCGACAAGATTCGATTTTAGAGTTAAAAAATCTCCGACCTACGACGAAGCGATTTGCAGCTTTCCTCCGGTTATTCCGGTAAATCCGACAGTAGAAATCAAACTAGCTAGTGTGCAATGGAACATTGGGCACGTGGACTAACGATCGGGGCGTCAGGCGTCATGGAACTGTTTTCTTTAATCTTCTAATCCACGCTCCTCGAGCTCGAACATGCGAGGACCACATTATATATGTCCGACTTATTAGGGCGGAcgagtatgtatgtatgtatatacatatatactcgtatatatatatatatatatatatatatatatatatatatatatatgtgtatatatatatatatatatatggtgaATCGACCAAGAAGGTGGGAAATTAAAACGATGCGTATGCGAGCGAATTGTGTCTCGCCGCAAATTCTCGTTGACATTCGTTGGACACGTTTCTCTTAATAAAATCTCGACACGTTAGTCGCACCACCGACCACGGACGAGAATAtcgacatattatttaatcgttAAATTACATCCTTATTAAGAGACGGTATAATAATACGGTAATTACGGACTAAATTGGCCTATCGCAGCACCGGGCCGGTCTTGGAGGGAAATTGAATTTTCGCCCGACGGAATAggttctctcctctcttctctgtctctctttcattctcaCTCTCTTTTACTCTCTatctattatttctctttctctctctttctcttgacTAAACAATTCCTTCTTTTTTGGCACGGTAGATATTAGCTGGCAATGTAGAGCTTTTCTTTACTCTTTTCTCCTCGCCGTGTTTCGTCTTCACGTTTTTCGTCTCTCGAGGTACCGGCCGGCCGGCATCTAGCGATCAACCCTATTCGTTAGATAGCACCTTCGTTATTCAACTTCGTTTCGCGTACTTTCGAGAGTGCGCGAGAGTACACAGAGTAGCAAGTACACTATAGGTATATCACTTAAGGGCTAAGTAAGTGTTCTGACCAAGTAGAGGGATCCGGCCTCGTAAATGATCCTTCGAGTTTGCTCAAGTTTCTCTAAGAAACGCCTCTcatcgtttctctctctctctctctctctctctatctctctttctctttctctcttcctatcGCAATGAGATTGCACAATCGGACTTGGTTTATGAAGTGGTCAGAAGTTAAAGCTACTTACGAGACCGATCCCGAGAGAATGAGCCGGCCACTCTCGTTCTGCGCTCGCGCATAACTGGACAGCGTGtcgttattgtatatgtatgtacgtaggtatatatcgcgtatatacacatatatcaaTATCTAGGAGAGTGGATAGCGACTGTAAGTGGAGAGGACTTTTTGGAAGGACCGAATATAGACCGTGCAACAAGACGCTACTTCGCGGCTCCCGACGACAAACCTAAATCGCGCTGGTGTCTCTGACGCGGGAGAAACGAAAGATAtagaatatagatattatatattattgctatCCGCATTATCAAGGAAAGGATTATTCATTCGTTCATTCGAGAATTCAAAGGCACCGACAACGCTTTCCGGGAGGTTTTACCCTCCCGATCGGTGCCAACGTCGAACACGTCGTTTTACACGGATCATACGAATACCATTTAATCTTCTTGCATTGATCtcaaaacaaaaatgtatccCATTTTTATTCAGATTACACATCatataaaagacattttttttaaatttttagaaatattctattcatctttcaaaattaataatgagtaatataaataagtatatctatgtgtgtgtatgtgtgtgtgttaatagtgtgaataaataaataacattttcagcttttgtttttgttttttttttttttttttttggaaaaattttgtcGAAGAAATATCCGACATCTCTTACGACATCTCCCGATATTGCACATCGATACTGTAAACCTTTAATCCTTTCACCGCGATATGATTCGATCGAATTTTGATTCCTCTCCCTCGTATTTGCTCCCGACAAAAagtagattaataaaataggcCAAAAACTTCCTAGCTTTGAAAAAGTTCACGAAAGTCGTCACGAAAAGTTGTGTTTGCGTGTGCCTCACCTTGTTTCTGACAACATAATCAAAGATGTCTGGAGTAGGTATTGCGGGACTTTAATAACTTGTCTCGGTTTCCATAGACACGAACATGCACCGTGCACGCGTATACGCCAATTGtcgaaagtatttttttttttttttttttttttttttttgcggtaAAAGGGTTCCTCGAGTCGAGGAGAATCCTGAAGGTTTTAACCCACTCTTCCAACAActtgagaaaattaatctcGGAGAGTAAGAGAGCTAAGAATacttaattaaagaaatttaatttagagaattcaaaataaaaatttaattcagtattttcttttcttcgatTCCCTCGAAATTAATCTGTCCGCGAGTTCTCGAGGAACCAGTGACTTCATTATTAGTTGAATCTCTCAACTAATTATACAGAGTCGAAGTGAAAATCATCCGTGTAAAAGTGAAAAAGATCCGTCGACGTGTTCGCGTTTGCACGGAGCTCGCGTAGAGAGAAATTATCGTTATCGCACACGCGGCATTATCAtcgaattatattacatatcgaGTACACACCGAGTATATCGAGATTAAgctattacattataaatatatcacttTGTCGATGGAGAGCACGAAGACGAAAAAGACAACAAAAGGAAGCCTTTGACCGTCGGCTTTCGCCCGCCGCGTCGTTGCGTTCTttggttttttctttttcttcttttggtTTCTCATATTCCTTATCACAAGTTAGTCTCACTGTCGTATATTCCAGAAACGTATATTCATCGTCAAACGTACCGCTGGTGAGTCGCGCTTAATCGCGTTGTTTAACATTGTTTCTATTCTCTCCTAATTGACGCGTCTTGTTGGGCTGGTGGTTATGTAAGATGGATGGACcgtgtttctttctctctcatttgcctctaaatattctaatataattccTCTCGCAATAAGAATCCTTAGTGATTTCATCCGACGCTCCGTACTCTTCGCGAGCGGCACAATTTTCGCTCGGCAACGGTTAGGTTGAGCCGTTTCTGGACCTCACCGTCGCGGACTGAGACTCGAGGGATAATCTCGCAATAATATCAACAATCAAATACTCGtagatttgaattttaatgtgCGTTATCGAAGCGTCTCTTCGTTGATTAAACGAGACAACGTCAAAGATTATTGCCGCTACCATTTTACAGGTAGCTTTCCTCTAATCGGAGAAGAAGTAAACGCGACAGACACGCGAGTTTCTATCTTTCAAATACCATTATTAGAGAAAAAGTTATTACAGTTGAGCGCGTTAAATTgactcgatatatatatatatatatatatatatatttatttatttattatccgcTTGCCGCTCGACGCACCTTGCACAAATGAGCGCAcctgtaaatgtaaatgtaaatgtcgTCGAATTTCgcttacgtaatattattatatttgtgttgaattttgtaattttctaatattaaccCTCGAGAGTCGCCCcggagagaaagaagaacaTTGCTCGCTGCTCGGCTTCGAGGACACCGAGATGACTAGTAAGCCGAGCTGCGATCGCGTTAGCGCTGATGGATGTGCGTAGTGAGGTGCTTGGAGAGATAGTCAGCCCGGGCGAAGCATTTGCCGCACATCTCACAGTGATACGGCCGTTCGCCGGTGTGGATGCGCAGGTGCCTCGTCAAATCGCTCTTGCCACCGAAGGCACGGCCGCAAAACAGGCAGACGAATGGCCGCTCGCCGGTGTGCTTGCGCACGTGTAGCTTCAGATTTTCCTTCGACCTCACGCATTTGCCGCAGAATGGGCAGGCGAAACGACGCTCGCGCCGATCGGCCTCGCGGGTGCCGCTACGAGCTAGACTGATGATCGCCGCCTCGTTGGGCTCGTGGGACCGATCGTCATCCACGGCGTTGTCGTCGACGTCGCCGACCTCGCCACTGGTaccaccgccgccaccgccgccgccaccgccaccgccgctaCCACCTCCTCCAGCGGTCCCACGCGTAGCCGCGGTGGTCGTCTCCGTTATCTGCACCTCCACCGCATCGCCAGGATTCTCCTGGACGCTCGCCGTCTCCGAGACGCTGGTCTCGTCGCCGCGGCCGCTTTCGGAAAACACGCCGCGCATCTCCTCGACGTCACCTGGATTCGTGGTGTCGCTGCCCGTCTCCACTTGGGACGGCTCGCCGGTGCTGGATACCTGGTCGCTACGCTCGGCCGGCGCCGAGACGACCAAGACGGAGCTGCTCTGTGATTCGGGCGCGCGCTGCAACCGCTCGAGGGCGTGATTGAGACGGTGCTTCTTAAAGGATTTTAGATACCTGAACTGCATGCCGCACACGTCGCAGGTAAACAGCTTGTCGGCCGGTAGCCGCGCGCGATGATTTTGCTCGCGGTGCTTGACGTAGGCGGATCGGTAGCGGTAACGCTGGCCGCACTGCTCGCACGTGAACGGCTTGTCGTCGCTGGTCTGGCCGGCGTGCTGCAGCAACGCGTGACGCTCCAGCAGCCACGGCGACGGGAATGTCGCCAGGCAGACGCCGCAGCGACGCGCCAGTCCAGCTAGGCCGGTGAAGCTGCTGAGGATgctgccgccgccgctgccACCGCTCGTCCGCTCCACCAGCGCACCCCATCCGCCCGCTTCCAATCCAAGGGCGAGCGAAACCTGCAACAGGGAACGTCAATTACGTCGTGTGATGCGCGACGGACCGACGGACCGACGGACCGATTGCCATCCTTCGTGTGATGCGCTGCTGCACGGATGCTTTTGTCATGTGTCAAATGTTTAGACGTTTATAATCTTGAAATTTCAACGTCGAAATAATAATTCCATAAAGCACATTGATTGATTTCATGGAATAAAATCAAATCGTAATAGgataaaaagatgaaatttctaatttatccaaataaaatatatggaaattaattaagcttgaaataatttgaataattcggATTAGGGAGATTGCGAATTTTTCGCAATCGAGAACGTCGtcgtaaaatttgattaatttgattaatttgaaaagGATTTTTTGGTctgatttttcgaaaaaaaatgtctcttCGAATACAGCTGGATGACGCGCCGCAGCAGGGGATATCTCGGCAATTGTTTCACGCTCGAATAGAAGATTATGAACTATGCACTTACCCTTTGTAGCGCATGAACGTAGCTTGCGATAGCGATAAACAATCCCTATGGCATAATGTCGCGCTCTGGGTTTTACGCGAGATTGGATATACACGGGCGCGGGCGGGAATTAGCGGTGGTACGTGTAAAGATAGGCGTAAGGATACaatatacgttatatatatgGTACGCATGTGACGTATTGTTAACACAAACAGTTTGCAgcttttatttcacaaattgttaatttacaaCTATGATATGCATTCGTTCGTCTAAGAACCGAAACAAATcagtttttattctttttttactttttctttttttacgccAAGCCAAATCAGTTGTGGCTATTCCGCAATGATTCCGGAATGTTTAGAACGCGTTATCGATGTTGGTGGAGCTTTTACGGACAAGAATGGGCTTTCCTTCAtcaacttctctctctctcgcgagaTATCGAATTTTGCTGATTTTGTCGAAATGTCCGATTCTCGATACAGCTGAAATGTATACGTGTACACAAACGTTCgcgcatgtatgtatatatataaactctccttctcttctcttctctgtATTAAATCGAGATACATAGTCGGCTCATAAATTCTGGACGCATTCGCACGCGGTTGTGATTGAATCAATTGCGATCTCTCAGAGCTTTAGTTCACAATttcattgtattaaaaaatcccggattaaaaaaattttaaactagaCCAACCAACAACGATCTGAAACACGCAGCGCA is part of the Anoplolepis gracilipes chromosome 2, ASM4749672v1, whole genome shotgun sequence genome and harbors:
- the Mamo gene encoding zinc finger protein 628-like isoform X2; this encodes MGSEHYCLRWNNHQSNLLGVFSQLLESESLVDVTLACTEGPSIRAHKVVLSACSSYFQALFLDHPNRHPIVILKDVRFAELRTLVDFMYKGEVNVEYCQLSALLKTAESLKVKGLADMTNINAAVASREEQQQQQQPQQQQSQQQQQQQQQHTSTSDTSREHHRERERERDRDRDRDRDRESIKETSGKDRERESSVTAAGVSATTKECEQQQQQSSNIIAQSTPSEPAEAVDMTDCSPSPTGPGSPCPGPLALDRPRRDSEDAASLEETRAGSLSPISVHSGPSDMSLSNNTGGGTPGSVLPLNLPQSRLPSPHSTEPLAGPSGLPPVQQVPLSLKKEMDWERSTEERSASSEISADYRLPPDPVSLALGLEAGGWGALVERTSGGSGGGSILSSFTGLAGLARRCGVCLATFPSPWLLERHALLQHAGQTSDDKPFTCEQCGQRYRYRSAYVKHREQNHRARLPADKLFTCDVCGMQFRYLKSFKKHRLNHALERLQRAPESQSSSVLVVSAPAERSDQVSSTGEPSQVETGSDTTNPGDVEEMRGVFSESGRGDETSVSETASVQENPGDAVEVQITETTTAATRGTAGGGGSGGGGGGGGGGGGTSGEVGDVDDNAVDDDRSHEPNEAAIISLARSGTREADRRERRFACPFCGKCVRSKENLKLHVRKHTGERPFVCLFCGRAFGGKSDLTRHLRIHTGERPYHCEMCGKCFARADYLSKHLTTHIHQR